A DNA window from Zonotrichia albicollis isolate bZonAlb1 chromosome 2, bZonAlb1.hap1, whole genome shotgun sequence contains the following coding sequences:
- the CHD4 gene encoding chromodomain-helicase-DNA-binding protein 4 isoform X1: MASGIGSPSPCSGGSDDDEMEILLNNAIPQHPEPEEEPEEELLSEADTPKIKKKKKPKKLKEPKVPKLSKRQKKELGDSSGEGNEFVEEEEEVLRSDSEGSDYTPGKKKKKKLGPKKEKKNKAKRKEEEEEEEEDDDSKEPKSSAQLLEDWGMEDIDHIFTEEDYRTLTNYKAFSQFVRPLIAAKNPKIAVSKMMMVLGAKWREFSTNNPFKGSSGASVAAAAAAAVAVVESMVTNVDAVLPQPPVDVPLRKAKTKEGKGPNARRKPKASPRIPDIKKPKTKKVAPLKIKLGGFGSKRKRSSSEDDDLDVESDFDDASINSYSVSDGSTSRSSRSRKKLKAGKKKKKGEEDSTVAVDGYETDHQDYCEVCQQGGEIILCDTCPRAYHMVCLDPDMEKAPEGKWSCPHCEKEGIQWEAKEDNSEGEEILEDVVGDAEEEDDHHMEFCRVCKDGGELLCCDACPSSYHIHCLNPPLPEIPNGEWLCPRCTCPALKGKVQKILIWKWGQPPVGPAPPRPPDADPNAPPPKPLEGRPERQFFVKWQGMSYWHCSWVSELQLELHCQVMFRNYQRKNDMDEPPSGDFGGEEEKSRKRKNKDPKYAEMEERFYRYGIKPEWMMIHRILNHSVDKKGNVHYLIKWRDLPYDQASWESEDVDIQDYDLYKQAYWNHRELMRGEEGRPGKKLKKVKMRKLERPPETPTVDPTVKYDRQPEYLDVTGGTLHPYQLEGLNWLRFSWAQGTDTILADEMGLGKTVQTAVFLYSLYKEGHSKGPFLVSAPLSTIINWEREFEMWAPDMYVVTYVGDKDSRAIIRENEFTFEDNAIRGGKKASRMKKEAAVKFHVLLTSYELITIDMAILGSIDWACLIVDEAHRLKNNQSKFFRVLNGYSLQHKLLLTGTPLQNNLEELFHLLNFLTPERFHNLEGFLEEFADIAKEDQIKKLHDMLGPHMLRRLKADVFKNMPSKTELIVRVELSPMQKKYYKYILTRNFEALNARGGGNQVSLLNVVMDLKKCCNHPYLFPVAAMEAPKMPNGMYDGSALIRASGKLLLLQKMLKNLKEGGHRVLIFSQMTKMLDLLEDFLEHEGYKYERIDGGITGNMRQEAIDRFNAPGAQQFCFLLSTRAGGLGINLATADTVIIYDSDWNPHNDIQAFSRAHRIGQNKKVMIYRFVTRASVEERITQVAKKKMMLTHLVVRPGLGSKTGSMSKQELDDILKFGTEELFKDEATEGGDNKEGEDSSVIHYDDKAIERLLDRNQDETEDTELQGMNEYLSSFKVAQYVVREEEMGEEEEVEREIIKQEESVDPDYWEKLLRHHYEQQQEDLARNLGKGKRIRKQVNYNDGSQEDRGSRAVFLSDWQDDQSDNQSDYSVASEEGDEDFDERSEAARRPSRKGLRNDKDKPLPPLLARVGGNIEVLGFNARQRKAFLNAIMRYGMPPQDAFTTQWLVRDLRGKSEKEFKAYVSLFMRHLCEPGADGAETFADGVPREGLSRQHVLTRIGVMSLIRKKVQEFEHVNGRWSMPELAEIEENKKLSQPSSPSPKTPTPSTPGDTQPNTPAPVPPPEDGVKVEEGASAKEQGESSEPEKELSASATETEAPMEQCAQTVETPPQEAKSPVNSTEADEKKVEETEVKERPDEPMEVESKADVEKVEDRAATENPPDPPIITLDEKDEKKDDDKRDVVMLQNGEMLKESVDERHKKAVKQRFMFNIADGGFTELHSLWQNEERAATVTKKTYEIWHRRHDYWLLAGIINHGYARWQDIQNDPRYAILNEPFKGEMNRGNFLEIKNKFLARRFKLLEQALVIEEQLRRAAYLNMSEDPSHPSMALNTRFAEVECLAESHQHLSKESMAGNKPANAVLHKVLKQLEELLSDMKADVTRLPATIARIPPVAVRLQMSERNILSRLANRSSEPPPPPPPQQVRTRSGGPAAVSSWPSAVDLSAKLK; encoded by the exons ATGGCTTCGGGCATCGGATCTCCATCACCATGCTCAGGGGGCAGTGATGACGATGAGATGGAGATCCTGTTGAACAACGCTATCCCCCAGCATCCAG AACCTGAAGAAGAGCCAGAAGAAGAGCTTCTGTCAGAGGCTGACACTCCCAAAatcaagaagaagaagaagcccAAGAAACTGAAGGAACCCAAAGTTCCTAAGCTCAGCAAACGTCAGAAGAAGGAG ctgggGGACAGCTCTGGTGAGGGGAATGAGTTtgtggaggaagaagaagaggtTCTGCGCTCTGACAGTGAGGGCAGTGATTATACCcctgggaagaagaaaaagaagaaattaggacccaagaaggaaaagaaaaacaaagccaagcgcaaggaggaggaggaagaggaggaagaagatgatGACTCAAAG GAGCCAAAGTCATCTGCTCAGCTTCTGGAAGACTGGGGCATGGAGGATATTGATCACATCTTCACAGAGGAGGATTACCGCACACTCACCAACTACAAAGCTTTCAGCCAGTTTGTCAG GCCACTTATTGCAGCCAAGAACCCTAAAATAGCAGTGTCGAAGATGATGATGGTCCTGGGAGCCAAATGGAGGGAGTTTAGCACCAACAACCCCTTCAAGGGAAGTTCAGGTGCatctgtggcagctgctgcagctgcagccgttGCAGTAGTCGAGAGTATGGTGACAAACGTGGATGCTGTCCTGCCGCAGCCCCCTGTAGATGTGCCACTCAGGAAAGCCAAGACAAAGGAGGGCAAAG GACCCAATGCCCGGCGGAAGCCAAAGGCCAGTCCTCGTATTCCTGATATCAAGAAACCTAAAACAAAGAAGGTGGCACCACTGAAAATCAAACTGGGAGGATTTGGTTCCAAGCGTAAAAGATCATCA AGTGAAGATGATGATCTGGATGTGGAGTCAGACTTTGATGATGCCAGCATCAACAGCTACTCTGTGTCAGACGGATCTACCAGCCGTAGTAGCCGCAGTCGCAAAAAACTCAAGgctgggaagaagaaaaagaaag GTGAGGAGGACTCCACCGTGGCTGTGGATGGCTATGAGACTGATCACCAGGACTACTGTGAGGTGTGCCAGCagggaggagaaattatatTGTGTGATACCTGCCCTCGTGCCTACCACATGGTTTGCCTGGACCCAGACATGGAGAAAGCTCCAGAGGGCAAATGGAGCTGCCCACACTGT GAAAAAGAGGGCATTCAGTGGGAAGCAAAGGAGGATAATTCTGAAGGTGAGGAAATCCTGGAGGATGTAGTGGGAGATGCTGAGGAAGAGGATGACCACCATATGGAGTTCTGTAGAGTCTGCAAGGATGGaggagagctgctgtgctgtgatgCCTGTCCTTCATCCTATCACATCCACTGTCTGAATCCCCCTCTGCCTGAGATTCCCAATGGAGAATGGCTGTGTCCTCGCTGCACT tgcccagcttTGAAAGGAAAGGTGCAGAAGATCTTGATCTGGAAATGGGGTCAGCCCCCAGTGGGCCCTGCACCACCACGTCCACCCGACGCAGACCCCAATGCTCCACCACCAAAGCCTCTGGAGGGTCGGCCTGAGAGGCAGTTCTTTGTCAAATGGCAGGGCATGTCCTACTGGCACTGCTCCTGGGTGTCTGAGTTGCAG CTGGAGTTGCACTGCCAGGTCATGTTTCGTAACTACCAACGCAAAAATGATATGGATGAGCCTCCCTCGGGAGACTTtggaggggaagaggagaaaagccgaaagagaaaaaacaaggaCCCCAAATATGCTGAGATGGAAGAGCGTTTCTATCGATATGGGATCAAGCCAGAATGGATGATGATCCACAGGATCCTTAATCATAG TGTGGATAAGAAGGGGAATGTCCACTATTTGATTAAATGGAGAGACCTGCCCTATGACCAGGCATCCTGGGAAAGTGAAGATGTGGATATTCAAGATTATGACCTCTACAAGCAAGCCTACTGGAATCACAG GGAGCTGATGCGAGGTGAAGAGGGCAGGCCTGGTAAGAAGTTAAAGAAAGTGAAGATGCGGAAACTGGAGAGGCCCCCTGAGACTCCCACAGTAGAT CCAACAGTGAAATATGACCGGCAACCGGAGTACCTCGATGTAACAGGGGGGACCTTGCATCCTTACCAGCTGGAAGGGCTGAATTGGCTGCGCTTCTCTTGGGCCCAGGGCACAGATACAATCTTGGCTGATGAGATGGGTCTGGGAAAGACTGTGCAGACAGCAGTGTTCCTGTATTCCTTATACAAAGAG GGCCACTCCAAAGGTCCCTTCTTGGTGAGTGCACCACTGTCCACAATCATCAACTGGGAACGAGAATTTGAGATGTGGGCCCCAGACATGTATGTGGTGACCTATGTCGGGGACAAAGACAGCCGGGCCATCATCCGTGAGAATGAGTTCACTTTTGAGGATAATGCCATACGTGGAGGCAAAAAAGCATCCAGAATGAAG AAGGAGGCTGCTGTCAAGTTCCATGTGCTTCTCACCTCCTATGAATTGATCACCATTGATATGGCCATACTAGGCTCTATTGACTGGGCCTGTCTCATTGTGGATGAAGCTCACAGACTGAAGAACAACCAGTCTAAG TTCTTCCGTGTGCTGAATGGTTACTCCCTCCAGCACAAGCTGCTGCTTACAGGAACTCCCCTGCAGAACAACCTGGAGGAACTGTTCCACCTGCTGAACTTCCTGACGCCTGAGAGATTCCA TAACTTGGAGGGCTTCCTAGAAGAGTTTGCGGATATTGCCAAGGAAGATCAGATCAAGAAGCTGCACGACATGCTGGGCCCGCATATGCTGAGGCGTCTCAAGGCTGATGTGTTCAAGAATATGCCATCTAAGACTGAGCTCATTGTCAGAGTGGAGCTGAGTCCCATGCAGAA GAAATATTATAAATACATTTTGACAAGAAACTTTGAGGCACTGAATGCACGGGGTGGTGGTAACCAAGTCTCATTGCTCAATGTTGTTATGGATCTGAAGAAGTGCTGTAACCACCCCTACCTctttcctgtggctgctatg gaagcTCCAAAAATGCCAAATGGCATGTATGATGGTAGTGCACTTATTCGAGCCTCTGGAAAGCTGTTGCTGCTCCAGAAGATGTTAAAGAACCTGAAGGAAGGAGGTCACAGGGTGCTCATATTCTCTCAG ATGACTAAAATGTTGGACCTTCTCGAAGATTTTTTGGAACACGAAGGATACAAATACGAGCGGATTGATGGAGGAATCACAGGGAACATGCGTCAGGAGGCTATTGATCGCTTCAATG ctcctggagctcagcagttctgctttctgctttcaACTCGAGCTGGGGGTCTTGGTATTAACTTGGCCACAGCAGATACTGTGATTATCTATGATTCAGACTGGAACCCCCACAATGATATCCAG GCCTTCAGCCGTGCGCACAGAATTGGACAGAACAAGAAGGTGATGATATATCGCTTTGTGACAAGGGCCTCGGTGGAGGAGCGCATCACTCAGGTGGCCAAGAAGAAAATGATGCTCACTCACCTGGTAGTGAGGCCGGGGTTGGGCTCCAAGACAGGCTCCATGTCCAAGCAGGAGCTTGATGACATTCTCAAATTTGGCACTGAAGAGCTCTTCAAAGATGAAGCTACTGAGGGGG GGGATAACAAAGAAGGTGAGGACAGTAGCGTCATCCACTACGATGACAAAGCAATTGAGCGTCTGTTGGATCGGAACCAGGATGAAACAGAAGATACAGAACTTCAGGGCATGAATGAATATCTCAGCTCCTTCAAGGTGGCCCAGTATGTGGTTCGTGAGGAGGAGATGGGG gaggaagaggaggttgAACGGGAAATTATCAAGCAGGAGGAATCAGTAGATCCTGATTACTGGGAGAAGCTGCTCCGTCACCATTATGAGCAACAGCAGGAGGATCTGGCCAGGAATCTGGGCAAGGGCAAACGTATCCGCAAGCAAGTGAACTACAACGATGGCTCGCAGGAGGATAGAG GCTCACgtgctgtttttctttcagaCTGGCAGGATGACCAGTCAGATAATCAGTCAGACTATTCAGTTGCTTCTGAAGAAGGGGATGAGGACTTTGATGAGAGATCTGAAG CAGCTCGTCGGCCTAGCCGCAAGGGCCTGAGAAACGACAAGGATAAGCCTCTGCCTCCATTACTGGCCCGTGTGGGAGGGAACATCGAG GTGCTGGGTTTCAACGCTCGCCAGCGGAAAGCCTTCCTCAATGCTATCATGCGCTATGGAATGCCACCTCAGGATGCCTTCACCACTCAGTGGCTTGTTCGGGACCTCCGTGGCAAGTCAGAGAAGGAGTTCAA GGCCTATGTCTCGCTGTTCATGCGCCATTTATGTGAACCTGGAGCTGATGGTGCCGAGACCTTTGCAGATGGGGTCCCACGGGAAGGTCTTTCTCGGCAGCACGTCCTGACTCGCATTGGGGTCATGTCGCTTATACGCAAAAAG GTGCAGGAATTTGAGCATGTGAATGGCCGCTGGAGTATGCCAGAACTGGCAGAGATAGAGGAGAACAAGAAGCTTTCACAGCCCAGCTCACCCTCTCCCAAAACTCCAACTCCTTCGACACCAGGGGATACACAGCCGAACACACCGGCCCCTGTTCCTCCCCCTG aagatggagtaaaAGTAGAAGAAGGAGCTAGTGCTAAGGAGCAAGGAGAGTCTTCTGAACCAGAGAAGGAACTCAGTGCCTCTGCTACTGAAACAGAGGCCCCTATGGAG CAGTGTGCTCAGACTGTGGAGACACCGCCCCAGGAAGCAAAATCCCCAGTGAACTCCACAGaagcagatgaaaaaaaagTAGAGGAAACAGAAGTGAAGGAAAGACCAGATGAACCAATGGAAGTAGAAAGCAAAG CTGATGTGGAGAAAGTGGAAGACAGAGCAGCTACTGAGAATCCTCCTGACCCTCCCATAATCACTCTGGATGAGAAAG ATGAGAAAAAGGATGATGATAAGAGAGATGTGGTGATGCTGCAGAACGGAGAGATGCTGAAAGAGTCAGTAGATGAAAGGCACAAGAAGGCAGTAAAGCAGCGCTTCATGTTCAACATAGCAGATGGTGGTTTCACTG AACTACACTCCCTCTGGCAGAATGAGGAGCGGGCTGCCACTGTCACCAAGAAGACCTATGAGATCTGGCATCGGCGTCACGACTACTGGCTCCTAGCTGGGATTATCAA TCATGGCTATGCCCGTTGGCAGGATATTCAGAATGATCCACGTTACGCCATCCTCAATGAACCCTTCAAGGGTGAGATGAACAGGGGTAACTTCCTGGAAATAAAGAATAAGTTTTTGGCAAGGAGATTTAAG ctcctggagcaagCGCTGGTGATAGAGGAGCAGTTGCGGCGAGCTGCCTATCTGAACATGTCCGAAGATCCATCTCACCCCTCCATGGCTCTGAACACGCGTTTTGCAGAGGTGGAATGCCTGGCTGAGAGCCACCAGCACCTATCCAAGGAATCAATGGCGGGGAATAAACCAGCCAATGCCGTGCTGCACAAAG TTCTgaagcagctggaggagcttTTGAGTGACATGAAGGCCGATGTGACCCGCCTGCCCGCCACCATTGCCCGCATCCCCCCCGTGGCAGTGCGCCTCCAGATGTCGGAGCGCAACATCCTCAGCCGCCTGGCCAACCGCAGCAGCgagcccccgccgccgcccccgccccaaCAAGTACGTACCCGCTCTG GTGGCCCAGCAGCAGTGAGTTCCTGGCCCAGTGCTGTTGACCTTTCGGCCAAGCTGAAGTGA